A window of Halomonas sp. H10-9-1 contains these coding sequences:
- a CDS encoding Na+/H+ antiporter family protein, with the protein MNAVIIAVLVMVGLSLARVSVVFALVVGALVGGLVGGLSVEETLGAFNDGVGGGAKVALAYATLGAFAVAISRSGLPDLLARRLISLLGQEATASKQALVKYLLLGAVLLVAISSQNLIPVHIAFIPILIPPLLKVMNQLRLDRRAVACALTFGLTAPYMLLPVGFGAIFLNDILLANINQAGAALGLEISRGMVPLAMGVPVGGMALGLAVAVFLSYRRPRDYEALDVATTNVPHHQPEIHEPHALGLVMAVVAIVAALGIQLWTGSMILGGLVGFALLSVGGIFKWREADDLFTSGMRMMALIGFIMISASGFAAVMSATGQIETLVESSVAVIGDNRGLAALLMLLVGLFITLGIGSSFSTIPIIAAIFVPLAVQFGFSPLATVALVGTAAALGDAGSPASDSTLGPTSGLNVDRQHDHIWDSVVPTFLHYNIPLIAFGWLAAMTL; encoded by the coding sequence ATGAATGCGGTAATCATTGCGGTGCTGGTCATGGTCGGCCTGTCACTGGCACGGGTTTCGGTCGTCTTCGCGCTGGTAGTCGGGGCGCTGGTGGGCGGCCTGGTGGGCGGGCTCTCCGTGGAGGAGACCCTCGGTGCCTTCAACGACGGGGTCGGTGGCGGGGCCAAGGTGGCGCTGGCCTATGCCACCCTGGGTGCCTTTGCGGTGGCGATCTCCCGCTCGGGCCTGCCCGACCTGCTGGCCAGGCGGCTGATCTCCCTGCTGGGCCAGGAGGCCACCGCCAGCAAGCAGGCGCTGGTGAAGTACCTGCTGCTCGGTGCGGTGCTGCTGGTGGCGATCTCCTCCCAGAACCTGATTCCGGTGCACATCGCCTTTATTCCCATCCTGATCCCGCCGCTGCTCAAGGTGATGAACCAGTTGCGCCTGGACCGCCGGGCGGTGGCCTGTGCGCTGACCTTCGGCCTGACCGCCCCCTACATGCTGTTGCCGGTGGGCTTCGGGGCGATCTTCCTCAACGATATCCTGCTGGCCAACATCAACCAGGCCGGCGCGGCGCTGGGCCTCGAGATCTCGCGTGGCATGGTGCCGCTGGCCATGGGGGTCCCGGTGGGTGGCATGGCGCTAGGCCTCGCGGTGGCGGTGTTCCTGAGCTATCGCCGGCCGCGTGACTACGAGGCGCTGGACGTGGCCACCACCAACGTGCCGCACCATCAGCCGGAGATCCATGAGCCGCATGCCCTGGGCCTGGTCATGGCGGTGGTCGCCATCGTGGCGGCCCTGGGTATCCAGCTCTGGACCGGTTCCATGATCCTCGGCGGGCTGGTGGGCTTCGCCCTGCTCTCGGTGGGCGGTATCTTCAAGTGGCGCGAGGCCGACGACCTCTTCACCAGCGGCATGCGCATGATGGCGCTGATCGGCTTCATCATGATCTCGGCATCGGGCTTTGCCGCGGTGATGAGCGCTACCGGCCAGATCGAGACCCTGGTGGAGTCCAGCGTCGCGGTGATCGGTGACAATCGTGGCCTGGCCGCGCTGCTGATGCTGCTGGTGGGCCTGTTCATCACCCTGGGCATCGGCTCGTCGTTCTCCACCATCCCGATCATCGCCGCCATCTTCGTGCCCCTGGCGGTGCAGTTCGGCTTCTCGCCGCTGGCCACCGTGGCGCTGGTCGGCACCGCGGCGGCGCTGGGAGATGCGGGCTCGCCGGCCTCCGACTCCACCCTGGGGCCGACCTCGGGCCTCAACGTTGACCGCCAGCATGACCATATCTGGGACAGCGTGGTTCCCACCTTCCTGCACTACAACATCCCGCTGATCGCCTTCGGCTGGCTGGCCGCCATGACCCTGTAG
- a CDS encoding DUF4105 domain-containing protein, which yields MVSLMDLALRLALVACSLWGGLALLYRFPAGIAGRRLAALAWLLLGVLCLVWHWQGARPGPALVMGLSMVLLLGWWWRLVPASDLPWADDVAHLATGRRHAERLELDHVRCFDWLTRDHARVAWERREYDLQRLTTLDLFVSGWGRPGIAHVLLSFGFANDRGRVDDFVAFSVEVRRERHEPFSEIGGFFKRFELAIIAADERDAVRLRSNVRGESVTLYRVLLGERERQELLLALVEQANRLAHAPRFYHTITANCTTLVYALMRRIIEGLSLDHRLLLSGLLPCYVHDHGGLVPGFSLDELKRRGDITERAIAAHADPRFSRRIREGVPGWCDGSAARPGAAPGRCD from the coding sequence ATGGTGTCGCTGATGGATCTTGCCCTGCGCCTGGCGCTGGTGGCGTGTTCGCTATGGGGTGGCCTGGCGCTGTTGTATCGCTTTCCGGCCGGCATTGCCGGGCGCCGCCTTGCCGCGCTCGCCTGGTTGCTGCTGGGAGTCCTGTGCCTGGTGTGGCACTGGCAGGGCGCCAGGCCGGGACCGGCGCTGGTGATGGGGCTGAGCATGGTGCTGTTACTGGGCTGGTGGTGGCGGCTGGTGCCGGCAAGCGATCTGCCCTGGGCCGATGATGTGGCCCACCTGGCGACCGGTCGGCGCCACGCTGAGCGGCTGGAGCTCGACCATGTGCGCTGCTTCGACTGGTTGACCCGGGACCACGCCCGAGTGGCCTGGGAGCGGCGGGAATATGACCTCCAGCGACTGACCACCCTGGATCTGTTCGTCTCTGGCTGGGGGCGGCCGGGTATCGCCCATGTGTTGCTCTCCTTCGGCTTCGCCAATGACCGGGGGCGTGTCGATGACTTCGTGGCTTTCTCGGTGGAGGTGCGTCGCGAGCGTCATGAGCCCTTCTCGGAGATCGGCGGCTTCTTCAAGCGCTTCGAACTGGCGATCATCGCCGCCGATGAGCGTGATGCCGTTCGCCTGCGCAGCAACGTGCGCGGCGAATCGGTAACCCTCTATCGGGTGCTGCTCGGGGAGCGCGAGCGCCAAGAGCTGCTGCTGGCCCTGGTGGAGCAGGCCAACCGACTGGCGCATGCCCCGCGCTTCTACCACACCATTACCGCCAACTGCACCACCCTGGTATACGCCCTGATGAGGCGCATCATCGAGGGGCTGTCGCTGGACCATCGCCTGCTGCTCAGCGGGCTTTTGCCGTGCTATGTCCATGATCATGGTGGCTTGGTACCCGGCTTCTCGCTGGACGAGCTCAAGCGGCGCGGCGATATCACCGAACGCGCCATCGCGGCCCACGCTGATCCTCGCTTCTCCCGACGGATACGCGAGGGTGTACCGGGGTGGTGTGACGGCTCCGCCGCCCGGCCAGGTGCGGCTCCTGGGCGGTGTGATTAG
- a CDS encoding branched-chain amino acid transaminase codes for MTPLHDRDGWIWLDGDWLPWREARVHALTHSLHYGMGCFEGVRAYQGPDGTHLFRVVEHTRRLLDSAHALDIPLSYDADTLIQAQRECLARNALANAYLKPTVFLGAEGLGLRARGLTTHVMLPAWDLGDYVSPEAAAIGLRALTSSWARHHVNISLCRAKTNGHYVNSMLALNTAVKAGFDETIMLDPEGYLAEASAANVFLLRDGELHTPEVTSCLEGITRDSVIRLAREVLGIPVVERRLTRDALYLADEAFITGTAAEILPLRELDGRHIGARAGAPAVGEPIATGSVTARLQRLYREVTRGVPGPALEAFGDWLTPASGG; via the coding sequence ATGACGCCCCTGCATGACCGCGATGGCTGGATCTGGTTGGACGGCGACTGGCTGCCCTGGCGCGAGGCGCGGGTGCATGCCCTGACCCACAGCCTGCACTACGGCATGGGCTGCTTCGAGGGGGTGCGCGCCTACCAGGGGCCGGATGGGACCCACCTCTTCCGGGTGGTCGAACACACCCGGCGGCTGCTGGATAGTGCCCACGCCCTGGATATACCGTTATCTTACGATGCCGATACCCTGATCCAGGCCCAGCGGGAGTGCCTGGCCCGCAACGCCCTGGCCAACGCCTACCTCAAGCCCACGGTGTTCCTCGGCGCCGAGGGGCTCGGGCTGCGGGCCAGGGGGCTCACCACCCACGTGATGCTCCCCGCCTGGGATCTCGGCGACTACGTCTCCCCCGAGGCCGCGGCCATCGGGCTGCGCGCCTTGACCTCCTCCTGGGCGCGCCACCACGTCAACATCAGCCTGTGCCGGGCCAAGACCAACGGCCACTACGTCAACTCGATGCTGGCGCTCAACACCGCGGTGAAGGCGGGCTTCGACGAGACCATCATGCTCGACCCCGAGGGCTACCTGGCGGAGGCCTCGGCGGCCAACGTCTTCCTGCTGCGCGACGGCGAGCTGCACACCCCGGAGGTCACCTCCTGCCTGGAGGGCATCACCCGCGATAGCGTGATCCGCCTGGCCCGCGAGGTGCTCGGCATCCCGGTGGTGGAGCGGCGTCTCACCCGCGATGCGCTCTATCTCGCCGACGAGGCCTTCATTACCGGCACCGCCGCGGAGATCCTGCCGCTGCGCGAGCTGGATGGCCGCCACATCGGTGCGCGTGCCGGGGCGCCGGCGGTGGGCGAACCCATCGCCACGGGCTCCGTGACCGCGCGCCTGCAGCGGCTCTACCGCGAGGTGACGCGCGGCGTGCCAGGGCCGGCCCTGGAGGCCTTCGGCGACTGGCTGACGCCGGCGTCGGGCGGCTGA
- a CDS encoding class II histone deacetylase has product MTRTTTGFFWHERCFWHDPGAIGVFSAPGEFLQPQPASESPESKRRLKNLLEVSGLIDQLAVCKPPPARREDLERFHTPRYLEELAVGDRAGGGDGGDCAPYTPGSLAAACQSAGLAIAAVEAVASGEQRRAYALCRPSGHHAEADRGRGFCLLGNIPVAVMRARALGQAARVAILDWDVHHGNGQQAAFYADPEVFTVSIHQAGNYPLDTGTFEEQGEGAGMGACLNLPLPPGCGLGAYDHAMTELVLPALEAFAPELIVVACGFDAGAKDPLGKMLLNSAAFARMTAQVKALAERVCEGRLVMVHEGGYSEGYVPLCGHAVIQTLAGSATAVPDPQNDEIAAWAYQALQPHQRALIDGWCEAWFNGARPPRDEERP; this is encoded by the coding sequence ATGACGCGCACCACCACTGGCTTCTTCTGGCATGAGCGCTGCTTCTGGCACGACCCGGGGGCCATCGGGGTCTTCTCCGCTCCCGGCGAGTTTCTGCAGCCGCAGCCCGCCTCGGAGAGCCCGGAGAGCAAGCGGCGGCTGAAGAACCTGCTGGAGGTCTCCGGCCTGATCGACCAGCTGGCGGTATGCAAGCCGCCGCCGGCGCGCCGCGAGGATCTCGAGCGCTTCCACACGCCCCGCTACCTGGAGGAACTGGCGGTCGGTGACCGGGCCGGCGGCGGTGACGGCGGCGACTGCGCCCCCTATACGCCGGGTAGCCTAGCCGCCGCCTGCCAGTCGGCGGGCCTGGCCATCGCCGCGGTGGAGGCCGTGGCCAGCGGGGAGCAGCGGCGCGCCTATGCGCTCTGCCGTCCCTCCGGCCACCACGCCGAGGCCGACCGCGGCCGCGGCTTCTGCCTGCTGGGCAATATCCCCGTGGCCGTGATGCGGGCGCGTGCCCTGGGACAGGCAGCGCGTGTGGCGATCCTCGACTGGGACGTGCACCACGGCAATGGCCAGCAGGCGGCGTTCTATGCCGATCCCGAGGTGTTCACGGTGTCGATCCATCAGGCGGGCAACTATCCGCTGGATACCGGCACCTTCGAGGAGCAGGGGGAAGGGGCCGGCATGGGCGCCTGCCTCAACCTGCCGCTGCCGCCCGGCTGCGGCCTCGGCGCCTATGACCACGCCATGACCGAACTGGTGCTGCCGGCACTCGAGGCCTTCGCCCCCGAGCTGATCGTGGTGGCCTGCGGCTTCGATGCCGGCGCCAAGGACCCGCTCGGCAAGATGCTGCTCAACAGCGCCGCCTTCGCGCGGATGACCGCCCAGGTGAAGGCCCTGGCCGAGCGCGTCTGCGAGGGGCGCCTGGTGATGGTGCATGAGGGCGGCTATTCGGAGGGCTATGTGCCGCTGTGCGGCCACGCGGTGATCCAGACCCTGGCAGGGAGTGCCACCGCGGTGCCCGACCCCCAGAACGACGAGATCGCCGCCTGGGCCTACCAGGCGCTGCAGCCCCACCAGCGCGCCTTGATCGACGGCTGGTGCGAGGCCTGGTTCAACGGCGCTCGCCCACCACGTGACGAGGAGAGACCATGA
- a CDS encoding RidA family protein — translation MRITYHDSNSRMSQATVHNGTVYLAGQVPDDTSADMRGQTEQVLAKIDRQLAAAGTSKEHLLSALVWVTDMSEFAEMNAAWDAWVAPGRPPARAATEARLALPEFKVEIMVTAALPSA, via the coding sequence ATGCGCATTACCTATCACGACAGCAATTCCCGCATGAGCCAGGCCACGGTGCACAACGGCACCGTCTACCTGGCCGGCCAGGTGCCCGATGACACCAGCGCCGACATGCGCGGCCAGACCGAGCAGGTGCTGGCCAAGATCGACCGCCAACTGGCCGCTGCCGGGACCAGCAAGGAGCATCTGCTCAGCGCCCTGGTGTGGGTGACCGACATGAGCGAGTTCGCCGAGATGAACGCGGCCTGGGATGCCTGGGTGGCGCCGGGACGCCCGCCGGCGCGGGCCGCCACCGAGGCCAGGCTGGCGCTTCCCGAGTTCAAGGTGGAGATCATGGTCACCGCGGCACTGCCGAGCGCATGA
- a CDS encoding TRAP transporter large permease, with protein MMPAIIAFVVLLLIGAPVAVVMAMSGLAGGFAMGGERMLGIIADRMFAGVSGFLLIAVPYFIFTAELMNQGGLTQKLIAFNNALFGRVRGALSHVNISVSVFFAGLTGAAITDTVAIGKIMIPEMKKQGYDAEYAAAITACSSIIGPIIPPSVVMVVYATLLRDISVIDLFAGGIIPGLLMALALLAVSFFLAWKRGYPKQAPTPLKVAAVAFLVALPAMIVPLIILGGILSGLTTITEASGFAAVYAIAIGVIFYRNLSWQKIWHALVVTVRFSGVVFFLLATSAVLGWFVTRSGIARDAAGLITTFSDSTFLQLLLVCGLLILIGTVMDVLPALVVVAPVLVPAMIQLGVDPLHFAILMIVVLNISNVTPPVGMTLMTAARIANVPYERAIIASLPFYVAYIAVILLLVIFPSLSTWIPSLLG; from the coding sequence ATGATGCCCGCAATCATTGCCTTCGTCGTGCTGCTGCTGATCGGTGCCCCGGTCGCCGTGGTGATGGCCATGTCGGGGCTGGCCGGCGGCTTCGCCATGGGCGGCGAGCGCATGCTCGGCATCATCGCCGACCGCATGTTCGCCGGTGTCTCGGGCTTCCTGCTGATCGCCGTGCCCTATTTCATCTTCACCGCCGAGCTGATGAACCAGGGTGGCCTGACCCAGAAGCTGATCGCCTTCAACAACGCCCTGTTCGGCCGTGTGCGCGGGGCGCTCTCCCACGTCAACATCTCGGTGTCGGTGTTCTTCGCCGGCCTGACCGGGGCGGCGATCACCGATACCGTGGCGATCGGCAAGATCATGATCCCGGAGATGAAGAAGCAGGGCTATGACGCCGAGTACGCCGCGGCGATCACCGCCTGCTCCTCGATCATCGGGCCGATCATCCCGCCCAGCGTGGTGATGGTGGTCTATGCGACCCTGCTGCGTGATATCTCGGTGATCGACCTCTTCGCCGGGGGCATCATCCCCGGCCTGCTGATGGCCCTGGCGCTGCTCGCGGTGAGCTTCTTCCTGGCCTGGAAGCGAGGCTATCCCAAGCAGGCCCCCACGCCGCTCAAGGTGGCGGCCGTGGCCTTCCTGGTGGCGCTGCCGGCGATGATCGTGCCGCTGATCATCCTCGGCGGCATCCTCTCCGGGCTGACCACCATCACCGAGGCCTCGGGCTTTGCCGCCGTCTATGCCATCGCCATCGGCGTGATCTTCTACCGCAACCTCTCCTGGCAGAAGATCTGGCATGCCCTGGTGGTTACGGTGCGCTTCTCGGGGGTGGTGTTCTTCCTGCTGGCGACCTCGGCGGTGCTCGGCTGGTTCGTCACCCGTTCCGGCATCGCCCGGGACGCGGCCGGCCTGATCACCACCTTCAGCGATTCGACCTTCCTGCAGCTGCTGCTGGTCTGCGGCCTGCTGATCCTGATCGGCACGGTCATGGACGTGCTGCCGGCACTGGTGGTGGTGGCCCCGGTGCTGGTGCCGGCGATGATCCAGCTCGGTGTCGACCCGCTGCACTTCGCCATCCTGATGATCGTGGTGCTCAATATCTCCAACGTCACGCCGCCGGTGGGGATGACGCTGATGACGGCGGCGCGTATCGCCAACGTGCCCTACGAGCGCGCCATCATCGCCTCGCTGCCGTTCTACGTCGCCTATATCGCGGTGATCCTGCTGCTGGTCATCTTCCCGTCGCTCTCCACCTGGATTCCCTCGCTGCTGGGTTAG
- a CDS encoding TRAP transporter small permease subunit, translated as MPILQPLRRLSDAVNQVAIVTCVACVLIMLGISFTAFLYKLATGSTLSWTYSLARLFLPWIGFLSMTISLRYGEHVAMTLLVRSLPRVLLQVAAGLCLGVIALFALMLVWYGWDYFQGASQVYMVSDQIQISAKFTAIVIPISGVIILLHLVQGFDLLEHFIDDESTIDELIETADGERRP; from the coding sequence ATGCCCATCCTCCAGCCATTGCGCCGCCTGAGTGATGCGGTGAACCAGGTGGCGATCGTGACGTGTGTGGCCTGCGTGCTGATCATGCTGGGCATCTCCTTCACGGCTTTCCTCTACAAGCTGGCCACCGGCAGCACCCTGAGCTGGACCTACTCCCTGGCCCGGCTATTCCTGCCCTGGATCGGCTTCCTCTCCATGACCATCTCGCTGCGCTACGGCGAGCACGTGGCCATGACCCTGCTGGTGCGCAGCCTGCCGCGCGTGCTGCTCCAGGTGGCGGCAGGACTCTGCCTCGGCGTGATCGCGCTGTTCGCGTTGATGCTGGTCTGGTACGGCTGGGACTACTTCCAGGGGGCCTCCCAGGTCTACATGGTCTCCGACCAGATCCAGATATCCGCCAAGTTCACCGCCATCGTGATCCCGATCAGCGGGGTCATCATCCTGCTGCACCTGGTGCAGGGCTTCGACCTGCTGGAACACTTCATCGATGACGAGTCCACGATCGATGAGCTGATCGAGACCGCCGACGGGGAGCGCCGCCCATGA
- the dctP gene encoding TRAP transporter substrate-binding protein DctP: MRTTMFPRLTALAALPLAMAAAQVQAEEMAIATILPEDMSNNEVYPALIQFKNLVETRTDGEITVSIFGNSQLGSEVETASEVQGGRTLQSTIITTGAMSSFYDDYQLMTAPFIFDNWRQAWAFFDGEWFADFMSGTIDETNMRYLGTFDDGGGFVAFTNNERPIKTVEDLEGLNIRTEENPGHVAIMKSLGASATPLPWGEVITALETGLADGQFNAPVLNTTFNFDEVTDYTTLTGHVYNSAAWLVSEEWFQSLTEEQQQAIVTSAREAIAIGHGMSGALATASWVESCERFEECYIMPPEERARMAEIATPAWKEWIVNDFGIEEEKVDAFLAEVARVGEAVVENDMANYGQ; encoded by the coding sequence ATGCGTACCACGATGTTTCCCCGCCTGACCGCCCTGGCGGCCCTGCCGCTGGCCATGGCGGCGGCCCAGGTCCAGGCCGAGGAGATGGCCATCGCCACCATCCTTCCCGAGGACATGAGCAACAACGAGGTCTATCCGGCCCTGATCCAGTTCAAGAACCTGGTGGAAACCCGCACCGATGGCGAGATCACCGTGTCGATCTTCGGCAACAGCCAGCTGGGGTCCGAGGTGGAGACCGCGTCCGAGGTCCAGGGCGGGCGCACCCTGCAGTCCACCATCATCACCACCGGTGCCATGTCGTCCTTCTATGACGATTATCAGCTGATGACGGCGCCCTTCATCTTCGACAACTGGCGTCAGGCCTGGGCCTTCTTTGACGGGGAGTGGTTCGCCGATTTCATGTCGGGGACCATCGACGAGACCAATATGCGTTACCTGGGCACCTTCGATGATGGCGGCGGCTTCGTGGCCTTCACCAACAACGAGCGCCCGATCAAGACCGTGGAGGACCTCGAGGGGCTCAATATCCGCACCGAGGAGAACCCAGGACACGTGGCGATCATGAAGTCACTGGGCGCCTCGGCCACGCCGCTGCCCTGGGGCGAGGTGATCACCGCCCTGGAGACCGGCCTGGCCGACGGCCAGTTCAACGCGCCGGTGCTCAATACCACCTTCAACTTCGACGAGGTGACGGACTACACCACCCTGACCGGGCACGTCTACAACAGCGCCGCCTGGCTGGTCAGCGAGGAGTGGTTCCAGAGCCTGACCGAGGAGCAGCAGCAGGCCATCGTCACCTCGGCCCGCGAGGCCATCGCCATCGGCCACGGCATGTCCGGGGCGCTGGCCACCGCCAGCTGGGTGGAGTCCTGCGAGCGCTTCGAGGAGTGCTACATCATGCCTCCCGAGGAGCGGGCGCGCATGGCGGAGATCGCCACCCCGGCCTGGAAGGAGTGGATCGTCAACGACTTCGGCATCGAGGAGGAGAAGGTCGACGCCTTCCTCGCCGAGGTCGCTCGGGTCGGCGAGGCGGTGGTCGAGAACGACATGGCCAACTATGGCCAGTGA
- a CDS encoding monovalent cation/H+ antiporter subunit A, which translates to MPLVLIVLLPLTGACLPALLQGRSSRLLAAVSALPALFCLLLLLSWLPHVMGGGEAVVQRLSWLPALGLDVAFRLDGLGLLFALLITGIGCLILLYARYYFAGSDTSARFFTLILLFMAAMLGIVLSENLLFLLVFWELTSLVSFLLIGYHSHDHAARLGARMSLVITAGGGLALLGGVVLLGQAAGSHELSVVLEAGDRIRAHEHYGLMLNLILLGAFTKSAQFPFHLWLPHAMTAPTPVSAYLHSATMVKAGLFLLARLHPALADTSLWFHLVTLTGMMTLMLGAFVAMFMHDMKGLLAYSTVSHLGLIMLLQGLGTPMALAAALFHLVCHALFKAPLFMMAGYVEHATGTRDMRRINGMWRFMPALMVLSGISAAAMAGLPLMSGYLSKKMLFNESLLLSTPDWAAVVIPAWVALAALFSVAYAIRIFHNVFFNGQPVNLPIWPPAAPRGAALSPIVLLAAATLLVGLAPEPLYSALVHPAFAAARQTVVAPYDFTTLGGSVPMVMSLFALGGGALFYHLRDPLFRLHARLPQVDAKEIFDWIMRRTIALSQQRVFQLENGSLQRYLTFIMATLVVLVGLELLAVTHWDGGVALAPLDPLTLLAALLLCLAAIGVVVYHHHRLPALLLLGVTGLFVTVAFARFSAPDLALTQLMVEVMAVVIMMLALSFLPQTSPRGSTRVRMGRDLAIAGLMGVGVAAFSFAILTRPQQTISDFFLANSVPGGGGTNVVNVILVDFRGFDTLGEITVLGIAAVAVFAFTRDLHLKERVVETNPAHWVAEPHPIMLSTVARLVLPIALLVSAYIFLRGHNLPGGGFIAGLITAVALTLQYMAGGLVWAQQRMLTAFRPLIGAGLLIATATGLGSWLFGFPFLTSAHGHLALPLIGEFELATAMLFDLGVYATVVGATLLILANLGKLMTVAGPGKEIG; encoded by the coding sequence ATGCCGCTTGTACTGATCGTCCTGCTGCCGCTGACCGGCGCCTGCCTGCCCGCCCTGCTGCAGGGGCGCTCCTCGCGACTGTTGGCCGCGGTCTCCGCCCTCCCCGCCCTCTTCTGTCTGCTGCTTCTGCTCAGCTGGCTGCCGCATGTCATGGGGGGCGGCGAGGCCGTGGTCCAGCGACTCTCCTGGCTGCCGGCACTGGGCCTCGACGTGGCCTTCCGCCTCGACGGCCTGGGCCTGCTGTTCGCCCTGCTGATCACCGGGATCGGCTGCCTGATCCTGCTCTATGCGCGCTACTACTTCGCGGGCAGCGACACCTCGGCGCGCTTCTTCACCCTGATCCTGCTGTTCATGGCGGCGATGCTGGGCATCGTGCTCTCCGAGAACCTGCTGTTCCTGCTGGTGTTCTGGGAGCTGACCAGCCTGGTCTCCTTCCTGCTGATCGGCTACCACAGCCACGACCATGCGGCCCGGCTCGGTGCCCGCATGTCACTGGTGATCACCGCTGGCGGTGGCCTGGCGCTGCTCGGCGGCGTGGTGCTGCTGGGCCAGGCCGCCGGCAGCCATGAACTCTCGGTGGTGCTCGAGGCCGGCGATCGTATCCGCGCCCACGAGCACTATGGCCTGATGCTCAACCTGATCCTGCTCGGCGCCTTCACCAAGTCAGCCCAGTTCCCGTTCCACCTGTGGCTGCCCCACGCCATGACGGCGCCCACCCCGGTCTCCGCCTACCTGCACAGCGCCACCATGGTCAAGGCGGGGCTGTTCCTGCTCGCACGCCTGCACCCGGCGCTCGCCGACACCTCGCTGTGGTTCCACCTGGTCACCCTGACCGGGATGATGACGCTGATGCTGGGCGCCTTCGTGGCCATGTTCATGCACGACATGAAGGGGCTGCTCGCCTACTCGACGGTCTCCCACCTGGGGCTGATCATGCTGCTGCAGGGGCTGGGCACCCCCATGGCACTGGCGGCGGCACTCTTCCACCTGGTATGCCACGCGCTGTTCAAGGCGCCGCTGTTCATGATGGCGGGCTACGTGGAGCACGCCACCGGCACCCGTGACATGCGACGGATCAACGGCATGTGGCGCTTCATGCCCGCGCTGATGGTGCTCTCGGGAATCTCCGCCGCCGCCATGGCCGGCCTGCCACTGATGAGCGGCTACCTGAGCAAGAAGATGCTGTTCAACGAGAGCCTGCTGCTCTCCACCCCCGACTGGGCGGCCGTGGTGATCCCCGCCTGGGTGGCCCTGGCCGCCCTCTTCTCGGTGGCCTACGCGATCCGCATCTTCCATAACGTCTTCTTCAACGGCCAACCGGTGAACCTGCCCATATGGCCCCCCGCAGCACCGCGCGGGGCGGCGCTGTCGCCCATCGTGCTGCTCGCCGCGGCCACGCTGCTGGTGGGGCTGGCGCCGGAGCCCCTCTATTCGGCGCTGGTCCACCCCGCCTTCGCCGCCGCCCGTCAGACGGTCGTCGCACCCTACGACTTCACCACGCTGGGCGGCAGCGTACCGATGGTCATGAGCCTGTTCGCCCTGGGCGGCGGCGCGCTCTTCTACCACCTGCGCGACCCGCTGTTCCGGCTGCACGCCCGCCTGCCCCAGGTCGACGCCAAGGAGATCTTCGACTGGATCATGCGCCGCACCATCGCCCTCTCCCAGCAACGGGTCTTCCAGCTGGAGAACGGCTCCCTGCAGCGCTACCTGACCTTCATCATGGCCACCCTGGTGGTGCTGGTAGGCCTTGAACTGCTCGCCGTGACCCACTGGGATGGCGGCGTGGCACTCGCCCCGCTCGACCCGCTGACCCTGCTGGCGGCGCTCCTGCTCTGCCTGGCCGCGATCGGCGTGGTGGTCTATCACCATCACCGCCTCCCGGCGCTGCTGCTGCTCGGCGTCACCGGGCTCTTCGTCACCGTGGCCTTCGCGCGCTTCTCGGCCCCCGACCTCGCCCTGACCCAGCTGATGGTGGAGGTGATGGCGGTGGTGATCATGATGCTGGCGCTCTCCTTCCTGCCCCAGACCTCACCCCGCGGGTCGACCCGCGTGCGCATGGGGCGCGACCTGGCCATCGCCGGCCTGATGGGCGTCGGCGTGGCGGCCTTCAGCTTCGCCATCCTGACCCGCCCCCAGCAGACGATCTCGGACTTCTTCCTCGCCAACAGCGTGCCCGGTGGTGGCGGCACCAACGTGGTCAACGTGATCCTGGTGGACTTCCGCGGCTTCGACACCCTGGGCGAGATCACCGTGCTCGGCATCGCCGCCGTGGCGGTGTTCGCCTTCACCCGCGACCTGCACCTCAAGGAGCGGGTGGTCGAGACCAATCCCGCCCACTGGGTCGCCGAGCCGCACCCGATCATGCTCAGCACGGTGGCCCGGCTGGTGCTGCCCATCGCCCTGCTGGTCTCCGCCTATATCTTCCTGCGCGGCCACAACCTCCCCGGCGGCGGCTTCATCGCCGGGCTGATCACCGCGGTGGCGCTGACCCTGCAGTACATGGCCGGCGGGCTGGTGTGGGCGCAGCAGCGCATGCTGACCGCCTTCCGGCCGCTGATCGGTGCCGGCCTGCTGATCGCCACCGCCACCGGCCTGGGCAGCTGGCTGTTCGGCTTCCCCTTCCTCACCTCGGCCCATGGCCACCTTGCCCTGCCGCTGATCGGCGAATTCGAGTTGGCCACCGCCATGCTCTTCGACCTCGGCGTCTACGCCACCGTGGTCGGAGCCACGCTGCTGATACTCGCCAACCTCGGCAAGCTGATGACCGTGGCCGGCCCCGGCAAGGAGATCGGCTGA